TAAAAACTTCAGGAGGAAGTTTACTTTTCTTTAGTCTTGCTCTTCCTGTTTTACTTTTGAATTCTTGCTCTTCAATAAGTTTCTTTAAAATATCCATAGATTTACCACTTTTAATTGATGAAACCCAATCTTCTACAAACTTATTTGCCTTACTTTTAACTTCTTGTAAACTTTCTAAATGATTTATATGGTCATATTTAACATTCTTAATATCAAGTAACCACAACCTAAACTTTTCTGTATACTCTTCAAGTATCTGTGAATCTTCAATTTTTTCTTGTAGTAAAAGATTATATAATAGATGTGCTCCATACATATAATATGAGAAGTTGTATGCATTTATAACTCTTTTCTTAAGATTTTCATTAGAAATATCATCTATATATTCTTTATAAAATTCATAAAATGAGTCACAGCTTAAGAATTTCCTTCCTAACTCATAATCCACTAGTAAGTTAAGAAATAGACAATCTTTATTATCATCTACTAACTTCAATTTCATAGTTTCTATCAAGTATTTTGCTTCACTATCCGTTAAGTTAATATTTTTAGGGTCAAAACTAACTATTATCTTTTCTTCTAGTGATATTCCAGATTTATCTGTAGATGAATCTGGTACATCTTCTTCAGAATAATGGTCTGGATTCACTTTATTACGATTTTGCTCAAAATAGTGTCTCAAGCTTCTATTATGTAAATTATTTCTAATAATTCCTAATACTTGCTGACCATTCCAATATATAGAAGAAGGTTTTCTTTGAAGTGATTTAGCATTATCT
Above is a genomic segment from Thiospirochaeta perfilievii containing:
- a CDS encoding DUF6361 family protein; its protein translation is MESGWGWINFSSKDRDRSLAIISVLKGKGVVDELGIGVSRDVISDSLFPGLSTIQTRAKYFLFTPIIVARYRKDKPNITLVKYFQEKESEYLECMASTYRGKDENGIFGITLDNAKSLQRKPSSIYWNGQQVLGIIRNNLHNRSLRHYFEQNRNKVNPDHYSEEDVPDSSTDKSGISLEEKIIVSFDPKNINLTDSEAKYLIETMKLKLVDDNKDCLFLNLLVDYELGRKFLSCDSFYEFYKEYIDDISNENLKKRVINAYNFSYYMYGAHLLYNLLLQEKIEDSQILEEYTEKFRLWLLDIKNVKYDHINHLESLQEVKSKANKFVEDWVSSIKSGKSMDILKKLIEEQEFKSKTGRARLKKSKLPPEVFNRVWYGMKYQDYRFNQVKNILTDIYKGLDLC